From a single Saimiri boliviensis isolate mSaiBol1 chromosome 15, mSaiBol1.pri, whole genome shotgun sequence genomic region:
- the GFUS gene encoding GDP-L-fucose synthase isoform X1, whose product MGEPQGSMRILVTGGSGLVGKAIQKVVADGAGLPGEDWVFVSSKDADLTDAAQTRTLFEKVRPTHVIHLAAMVGGLFRNIKYNLDFWRKNVHINDNVLHSAFEVGARKVVSCLSTCVFPDKTTYPIDETMIHNGPPHGSNFGYSYAKRMIDVQNRAYFQQHGCTFTAVIPTNVFGPHDNFNIEDGHVLPGLIHKVHLAKSSGSALTVWGTGKPRRQFIYSLDLAQLVIWVLREYNEVEPIILSVGEEDEVSIEEAAEAVVEAMDFHGEVTFDTTKSDGQFKKTASNSKLRAYLPDFRFTPFKQAVKETCAWFTDNYEQARK is encoded by the exons ATGGGTGAACCCCAGGGGTCCATGCGGATTCTAGTGACAGGGGGCTCTGGGCTGGTGGGCAAAGCCATCCAGAAGGTGGTAGCAGATGGAGCTGGCCTTCCTGGAGAGGACTGGGTGTTTGTCTCCTCCAAGGACGCCGATCTCAC GGATGCAGCACAGACCCGCACCCTGTTTGAGAAGGTCCGACCCACGCACGTCATCCATCTTGCTGCAATGGTGGGGGGCCTGTTCCGGAATATCAAATACAATTTGGACTTCTGG AGGAAGAATGTGCACATCAATGACAACGTCCTGCACTCGGCCTTCGAGGTGGGCGCCCGCAAGGTGGTGTCCTGCCTGTCCACTTGTGTCTTCCCTGACAAGACTACCTACCCCATAGATGAGACCATG ATCCACAATGGGCCGCCCCACGGCAGCAATTTTGGGTACTCGTATGCCAAGAGGATGATCGACGTGCAGAACAG GGCCTACTTCCAGCAGCACGGCTGCACGTTCACCGCTGTCATCCCCACCAACGTCTTCGGGCCCCATGACAACTTCAACATCGAGGATGGCCATGTGCTGCCTGGCCTCATCCACAAGGTGCACCTGGCCAAGA GCAGCGGCTCGGCCCTGACGGTGTGGGGTACAGGGAAGCCGCGGAGGCAGTTCATATACTCACTG GACCTGGCCCAGCTCGTTATCTGGGTCCTGCGGGAGTACAATGAGGTGGAGCCCATCATCCTCTCAG TGGGCGAGGAAGACGAGGTCTCCATCGAGGAGGCAGCTGAGGCGGTGGTGGAGGCTATGGACTTCCATGGGGAGGTCACC TTTGATACAACCAAGTCGGATGGGCAGTTTAAGAAGACAGCCAGTAACAGCAAGCTGAGGGCCTACCTGCCTGACTTCCGGTTCACCCCCTTCAAGCAGG CGGTGAAGGAGACGTGTGCATGGTTCACTGACAACTACGAGCAGGCCCGGAAGTGA
- the GFUS gene encoding GDP-L-fucose synthase isoform X2, which translates to MGEPQGSMRILVTGGSGLVGKAIQKVVADGAGLPGEDWVFVSSKDADLTDAAQTRTLFEKVRPTHVIHLAAMVGGLFRNIKYNLDFWRKNVHINDNVLHSAFEIHNGPPHGSNFGYSYAKRMIDVQNRAYFQQHGCTFTAVIPTNVFGPHDNFNIEDGHVLPGLIHKVHLAKSSGSALTVWGTGKPRRQFIYSLDLAQLVIWVLREYNEVEPIILSVGEEDEVSIEEAAEAVVEAMDFHGEVTFDTTKSDGQFKKTASNSKLRAYLPDFRFTPFKQAVKETCAWFTDNYEQARK; encoded by the exons ATGGGTGAACCCCAGGGGTCCATGCGGATTCTAGTGACAGGGGGCTCTGGGCTGGTGGGCAAAGCCATCCAGAAGGTGGTAGCAGATGGAGCTGGCCTTCCTGGAGAGGACTGGGTGTTTGTCTCCTCCAAGGACGCCGATCTCAC GGATGCAGCACAGACCCGCACCCTGTTTGAGAAGGTCCGACCCACGCACGTCATCCATCTTGCTGCAATGGTGGGGGGCCTGTTCCGGAATATCAAATACAATTTGGACTTCTGG AGGAAGAATGTGCACATCAATGACAACGTCCTGCACTCGGCCTTCGAG ATCCACAATGGGCCGCCCCACGGCAGCAATTTTGGGTACTCGTATGCCAAGAGGATGATCGACGTGCAGAACAG GGCCTACTTCCAGCAGCACGGCTGCACGTTCACCGCTGTCATCCCCACCAACGTCTTCGGGCCCCATGACAACTTCAACATCGAGGATGGCCATGTGCTGCCTGGCCTCATCCACAAGGTGCACCTGGCCAAGA GCAGCGGCTCGGCCCTGACGGTGTGGGGTACAGGGAAGCCGCGGAGGCAGTTCATATACTCACTG GACCTGGCCCAGCTCGTTATCTGGGTCCTGCGGGAGTACAATGAGGTGGAGCCCATCATCCTCTCAG TGGGCGAGGAAGACGAGGTCTCCATCGAGGAGGCAGCTGAGGCGGTGGTGGAGGCTATGGACTTCCATGGGGAGGTCACC TTTGATACAACCAAGTCGGATGGGCAGTTTAAGAAGACAGCCAGTAACAGCAAGCTGAGGGCCTACCTGCCTGACTTCCGGTTCACCCCCTTCAAGCAGG CGGTGAAGGAGACGTGTGCATGGTTCACTGACAACTACGAGCAGGCCCGGAAGTGA
- the GFUS gene encoding GDP-L-fucose synthase isoform X3 yields the protein MELAFLERTGCLSPPRTPISQPPDSLAPSRDAAQTRTLFEKVRPTHVIHLAAMVGGLFRNIKYNLDFWRKNVHINDNVLHSAFEVGARKVVSCLSTCVFPDKTTYPIDETMIHNGPPHGSNFGYSYAKRMIDVQNRAYFQQHGCTFTAVIPTNVFGPHDNFNIEDGHVLPGLIHKVHLAKSSGSALTVWGTGKPRRQFIYSLDLAQLVIWVLREYNEVEPIILSVGEEDEVSIEEAAEAVVEAMDFHGEVTFDTTKSDGQFKKTASNSKLRAYLPDFRFTPFKQAVKETCAWFTDNYEQARK from the exons ATGGAGCTGGCCTTCCTGGAGAGGACTGGGTGTTTGTCTCCTCCAAGGACGCCGATCTCAC AGCCTCCTGACAGCCTGGCTCCCTCCAGGGATGCAGCACAGACCCGCACCCTGTTTGAGAAGGTCCGACCCACGCACGTCATCCATCTTGCTGCAATGGTGGGGGGCCTGTTCCGGAATATCAAATACAATTTGGACTTCTGG AGGAAGAATGTGCACATCAATGACAACGTCCTGCACTCGGCCTTCGAGGTGGGCGCCCGCAAGGTGGTGTCCTGCCTGTCCACTTGTGTCTTCCCTGACAAGACTACCTACCCCATAGATGAGACCATG ATCCACAATGGGCCGCCCCACGGCAGCAATTTTGGGTACTCGTATGCCAAGAGGATGATCGACGTGCAGAACAG GGCCTACTTCCAGCAGCACGGCTGCACGTTCACCGCTGTCATCCCCACCAACGTCTTCGGGCCCCATGACAACTTCAACATCGAGGATGGCCATGTGCTGCCTGGCCTCATCCACAAGGTGCACCTGGCCAAGA GCAGCGGCTCGGCCCTGACGGTGTGGGGTACAGGGAAGCCGCGGAGGCAGTTCATATACTCACTG GACCTGGCCCAGCTCGTTATCTGGGTCCTGCGGGAGTACAATGAGGTGGAGCCCATCATCCTCTCAG TGGGCGAGGAAGACGAGGTCTCCATCGAGGAGGCAGCTGAGGCGGTGGTGGAGGCTATGGACTTCCATGGGGAGGTCACC TTTGATACAACCAAGTCGGATGGGCAGTTTAAGAAGACAGCCAGTAACAGCAAGCTGAGGGCCTACCTGCCTGACTTCCGGTTCACCCCCTTCAAGCAGG CGGTGAAGGAGACGTGTGCATGGTTCACTGACAACTACGAGCAGGCCCGGAAGTGA
- the ZNF623 gene encoding zinc finger protein 623 codes for MSDKVTAVELPSPESGEVCEPRLEELLGNPEGESLGSSPSQDRGCKQVTVTHWKIQTRETAQVCTKSGRHPVLNSDFLILQRELIEGEANPCDICGKTFTFNSDLVRHRTLHAGEKPYTCDQCGKGFGQSSHLMEHQSIHTGERLYVCNVCGKDFIRYAGLIEHQRVHSGEKPFKCAQCGKAFCHSSDLIRHQRVHTRERPFECKECGKGFSQSSLLIRHQRIHTGERPYECNECGKSFIRSSSLIRHYQIHTEVKQYECKECGKAFRHRSDLIEHQRIHTGERPFECNECGKAFIRSSKLIQHQRIHTGERPYVCNQCGKRFSQTSNFTQHQRIHTGEKLYECNECGKAFFLSSYLIRHQKIHTGERVYECKECGKAFLQKAHLTEHQKIHSGDRPFECKDCGKAFIQSSKLLLHQIIHTGEKPYVCSYCGKGFIQRSNFLQHQKIHTEEKLYECSQYGRDFNSATNFKNNQSVHQEGLSLSKASIRLGERSVDQGEHTGNL; via the coding sequence ATGTCAGACAAAGTCACAGCGGTGGAGCTCCCCTCCCCCGAGTCTGGGGAAGTCTGTGAGCCCAGATTAGAGGAGCTCTTGGGAAATCCAGAAGGTGAGAGCCTGGGGAGTTCCCCCTCTCAGGACAGGGGCTGCAAGCAGGTGACTGTGACCCATTGGAAAATCCAGACACGGGAGACAGCTCAGGTGTGCACCAAGTCAGGCAGACACCCTGTTCTGAACTCAGACTTTCTTATACTTCAAAGAGAGCTCATAGAGGGGGAAGCCAATCCTTGCGATATCTGTGGCAAAACCTTCACGTTTAATTCGGACCTAGTTAGGCATCGGACTTTGCATGCTGGGGAGAAACCTTACACGTGTGATCAGTGTGGGAAAGGCTTTGGCCAGAGCTCACACCTCATGGAGCATCAGAGTATTCACACTGGTGAGAGACTCTATGTCTGTAATGTGTGTGGGAAAGACTTTATTCGCTATGCAGGTCTCATTGAGCATCAGCGCGTTCATTCGGGAGAAAAGCCCTTCAAATGTGCGCAGTGTGGGAAGGCGTTTTGTCACAGTTCAGACCTGATTAGGCACCAGAGAGTTCACACCAGAGAGAGACCTTTTGAATGCAAAGAGTGTGGAAAAGGCTTCAGTCAAAGCTCCTTACTTATTCGTCATCAGAGGATTCATACAGGAGAAAGGCCCTATGAGtgcaatgaatgtgggaaatCCTTCATAAGGAGCTCGAGCCTCATTCGCCATTATCAGATCCACACAGAAGTGAAACAGTATGAATGCAAAGAATGTGGGAAGGCGTTCCGTCATCGCTCGGACCTGATTGAGCACCAGCGAATTCACACCGGAGAGAGACCCTTTGAATGCAATGAGTGTGGGAAGGCTTTTATTCGGAGTTCAAAGCTCATTCAGCATCAGCGGATCCATACTGGGGAGAGGCCTTACGTATGCAATCAGTGTGGGAAGCGCTTCAGCCAGACGTCAAACTTCACCCAgcatcagagaattcacactggagagaaactctATGAATGTAACGAGTGTGGGAAAGCTTTCTTTCTGAGTTCATACCTTATTCGACACCAGAAAATCCACACTGGAGAGAGGGtgtatgaatgtaaggaatgcgGGAAGGCATTTCTCCAGAAGGCCCATCTCACTGAGCACCAGAAGATCCACTCTGGGGACAGGCCCTTCGAATGTAAAgactgtgggaaagccttcatCCAGAGCTCAAAGCTGCTTCTGCACCAGataattcacactggagaaaagccCTATGTGTGTAGTTATTGTGGGAAAGGCTTCATTCAGAGGTCAAACTTCCTTCAACACCAGAAAATTCATACTGAAGAGAAGCTTTATGAGTGTAGTCAGTATGGGAGAGATTTTAACTCAgccacaaactttaaaaataatcaaagtgTTCACCAAGAGGGACTTTCCTTGAGTAAGGCCTCCATACGTTTGGGTGAGAGGTCTGTAGATCAGGGGGAACACACAGGtaacttataa